The Virgibacillus dokdonensis genome includes a window with the following:
- the dhaM gene encoding dihydroxyacetone kinase phosphoryl donor subunit DhaM yields MSYVGIVLISHSHKIAEGAKELIRQVMKEVPIEVAGGTEDNEIGTSIEKINSAIEKANSGSGVLLFYDLGSAKMNAEMAMEIADQEDIKLVEAPIVEGAYVAAVESGMGKNVDDVYEAVRSSFPEK; encoded by the coding sequence ATGAGTTATGTAGGTATTGTGTTGATTTCTCATAGCCATAAAATTGCTGAAGGAGCTAAAGAATTGATTCGTCAAGTGATGAAAGAAGTTCCTATTGAAGTGGCTGGAGGAACGGAGGACAATGAGATAGGTACGAGTATTGAAAAAATTAACAGTGCCATAGAAAAAGCAAATAGCGGAAGCGGCGTACTATTATTTTATGATCTTGGTAGTGCAAAAATGAATGCTGAAATGGCTATGGAAATAGCTGATCAAGAAGACATTAAATTAGTCGAAGCGCCAATTGTAGAAGGAGCATATGTTGCCGCAGTAGAATCGGGTATGGGCAAAAACGTGGATGATGTCTATGAAGCTGTACGCAGTTCTTTCCCTGAAAAATAA
- the glpK gene encoding glycerol kinase GlpK: MENKYILSIDQGTTSSRAIIFNQKGEIVETAQREFEQFFPQPGWVEHDANEIWTSVLACIADVLRKADLAANQIAGIGITNQRETAVVWDKKTGKPIYRAIVWQSRQTENICKELREAGHNELFRKKTGLLLDPYFSGTKVKWILDNVEGARKKAENGELLFGTIDSWLVYKFSAGTTHITDYTNASRTLMFNIYDLQWDDELLEILTIPKSMLPEVKQSSEIYAHTVSYHFFGEEVPIAGIAGDQQAALFGQACFEKGMVKNTYGTGCFMLMHTGEEGVASDHGLLTTLACAVDGKVEYALEGSIFVAGSAIQWLRDGLKLIEDSPESELFAKNVPNTDGVYMVPAFVGLGTPYWDSDARGAVFGLTRGTTKSHFIRATLESLAYQSKDVINAMVADSQLDLKTLRVDGGAVKNDLLMQFQSDILDEVPVERPVIQETTALGSAYLAGLALGYWKDKDEIARQWEVEKTFHGNMGKQEREKLYAGWQKAVEATRVFK, translated from the coding sequence ATGGAAAATAAATATATTTTGTCAATTGATCAAGGTACGACAAGTTCTCGTGCGATTATCTTTAATCAGAAAGGGGAAATTGTCGAGACAGCACAAAGGGAGTTTGAACAATTTTTTCCTCAACCAGGTTGGGTGGAACATGATGCAAATGAAATTTGGACATCTGTACTAGCTTGTATAGCAGATGTATTACGTAAAGCTGATTTAGCAGCGAATCAAATTGCCGGTATTGGAATAACAAACCAACGTGAAACTGCTGTGGTTTGGGATAAAAAAACAGGCAAACCAATTTATCGGGCCATTGTTTGGCAATCTCGTCAAACAGAAAATATTTGTAAGGAACTTAGAGAAGCTGGACACAATGAATTGTTTAGAAAGAAAACAGGATTGCTTCTTGATCCTTATTTTTCCGGTACGAAAGTAAAATGGATTTTGGATAACGTAGAAGGTGCAAGAAAAAAGGCGGAAAATGGAGAATTATTATTTGGTACGATTGATAGCTGGCTCGTTTATAAATTCTCTGCTGGAACCACACATATAACCGATTATACGAATGCATCTCGTACATTGATGTTTAATATCTATGATCTCCAGTGGGATGATGAATTATTAGAAATTTTAACCATCCCGAAAAGCATGCTACCTGAAGTGAAACAATCATCAGAAATATACGCACATACGGTATCCTATCATTTCTTTGGTGAAGAAGTTCCAATTGCAGGTATCGCTGGAGACCAGCAGGCAGCATTATTCGGGCAAGCGTGCTTTGAAAAAGGAATGGTAAAAAACACGTACGGTACAGGTTGCTTTATGCTTATGCACACAGGTGAAGAGGGTGTAGCTTCTGACCATGGCTTATTAACTACGTTGGCTTGTGCAGTAGACGGTAAAGTAGAGTATGCATTAGAAGGCAGTATCTTTGTGGCTGGCTCTGCTATTCAATGGCTTCGAGATGGGTTAAAACTCATTGAAGATTCTCCGGAAAGTGAGCTGTTTGCCAAAAATGTTCCAAACACGGATGGCGTATATATGGTCCCAGCCTTTGTAGGTTTAGGCACACCTTATTGGGATAGCGATGCTAGAGGAGCTGTATTTGGGCTAACTCGTGGAACAACAAAAAGTCATTTCATACGTGCAACACTAGAATCTTTAGCGTATCAATCTAAAGACGTTATTAATGCCATGGTTGCTGATTCACAATTAGATTTAAAAACGTTACGTGTGGATGGAGGAGCCGTTAAAAATGATTTGTTAATGCAATTTCAAAGTGATATTTTGGATGAAGTACCTGTTGAACGTCCTGTCATTCAGGAAACGACAGCATTAGGCTCTGCATATTTAGCTGGTTTAGCGTTAGGTTATTGGAAAGACAAAGATGAAATAGCCCGTCAATGGGAAGTAGAAAAAACGTTTCATGGAAACATGGGCAAACAAGAACGTGAAAAATTATATGCTGGCTGGCAAAAGGCTGTAGAAGCGACAAGAGTTTTTAAATAA
- a CDS encoding carbon starvation CstA family protein, translated as MFTFIGGIILLIIGYFTHGKFIEKVFGVQPDRPTPAITKQDGVDYLPLKRNKNAMIELISIAGVGPIFGPIMGALYGPVAFLWIVIGCIFAGAVHDYLTGMISIRNGGAHLPQLAGKFLGKYMKHIVNIFSVLLLLLVGTVFVSSSAGLIFDLVNGSIALVALIVIIFGYYILSTMLPIDKLIGKLFPIFGAFLLIGTLALGISLVINQAPIPEVSLTNLHPENTPIFPLLFLVISCGALSGFHATQSPIIARTTKNEKEARSVFYGMMIVEGIIAMVWAAAAMSLFGGTVTLNELINTIGTGGIVSEVGTMMLGSILGSVLVLSIIFLPLSSGDTAFRSARMIIADYFHVSQKKITKRLIIALPLFSISVILTNMDFTLLWRYFSWANQSLAVIALWVASMYLFIAKKNYFVAMIPGIFMTYVTTAYILNAPIGFRIPMNITYILSAIITIGIIGLFYKYARQNARNGMKIEESVAVSPSKAA; from the coding sequence ATGTTTACATTTATAGGAGGAATTATATTATTAATTATAGGTTATTTCACACATGGTAAATTTATTGAAAAAGTTTTTGGAGTTCAACCAGACAGACCAACACCAGCCATTACGAAACAAGATGGCGTGGATTATTTGCCATTAAAACGGAACAAAAATGCCATGATAGAGTTAATTAGTATTGCAGGCGTCGGTCCCATTTTTGGGCCCATCATGGGAGCTTTATATGGACCAGTAGCATTTCTTTGGATCGTTATAGGTTGTATTTTCGCAGGAGCAGTGCACGATTATTTAACAGGGATGATTTCCATTCGTAATGGCGGAGCACATCTACCACAACTGGCCGGAAAGTTTTTAGGAAAATATATGAAACATATTGTTAACATATTTTCCGTTCTGCTTCTACTACTAGTCGGTACCGTTTTTGTTAGTTCTTCCGCTGGCCTAATTTTTGATTTAGTAAATGGATCAATTGCACTTGTAGCACTTATTGTCATTATCTTTGGATACTATATCCTATCCACGATGTTACCGATCGATAAATTAATTGGGAAGTTGTTCCCGATATTTGGTGCATTTTTACTTATTGGAACATTAGCGTTAGGTATTAGCCTTGTTATCAATCAAGCGCCAATTCCAGAAGTATCTTTAACCAATTTACACCCTGAAAATACACCCATATTTCCGTTATTGTTTCTAGTTATTTCATGTGGTGCTTTATCTGGATTTCATGCAACACAATCACCAATTATTGCTAGAACGACAAAAAATGAAAAAGAAGCAAGAAGTGTCTTTTATGGCATGATGATCGTAGAAGGAATTATTGCTATGGTATGGGCCGCCGCAGCTATGAGTTTATTCGGTGGGACCGTTACTTTAAATGAACTCATTAACACCATCGGAACGGGTGGGATTGTAAGTGAAGTTGGCACGATGATGCTTGGATCCATCTTGGGATCTGTTCTTGTATTATCCATTATTTTTCTTCCACTTTCATCTGGTGACACGGCATTTCGCAGTGCACGCATGATCATTGCTGACTACTTTCATGTATCACAAAAGAAAATTACGAAACGTTTAATCATCGCTCTACCATTATTTTCAATATCCGTTATTTTAACAAATATGGATTTCACCTTGCTTTGGAGATATTTCTCTTGGGCCAATCAATCTTTAGCGGTTATTGCATTATGGGTAGCATCCATGTATTTATTTATTGCCAAAAAGAATTATTTCGTAGCCATGATTCCAGGCATTTTCATGACCTATGTAACTACAGCATACATCCTAAATGCTCCAATTGGATTTAGAATACCAATGAATATAACTTATATACTAAGCGCAATAATCACAATTGGAATAATTGGCTTATTTTATAAATATGCACGGCAAAATGCAAGAAATGGGATGAAAATTGAAGAAAGCGTTGCTGTTTCTCCATCTAAAGCAGCTTAA
- a CDS encoding chromate transporter: MIYWEIFLAFFIPGILGYGGGPASIPLVENEVVSRYGWMDVQQFSEVLALGNSLPGPITTKMAGYIGYEVGGPLGASVGVFATVAPSLILVIILLSILYKYKDSPKVKRMTLYVRPVIGILLGVMAWRFFSESYVNIGLLQTALLSLISYLLMEKFKLHPAFVIGGALVYGGFLL, translated from the coding sequence ATGATATATTGGGAGATATTTCTTGCTTTCTTTATTCCAGGGATTTTAGGGTACGGTGGAGGTCCTGCTTCTATACCACTTGTCGAAAATGAGGTCGTCTCTCGTTACGGTTGGATGGATGTCCAACAGTTTAGTGAAGTTTTAGCACTTGGCAATTCGTTACCTGGACCTATCACTACAAAAATGGCAGGTTATATAGGATATGAAGTAGGTGGACCGCTGGGTGCATCTGTTGGAGTGTTTGCAACTGTAGCGCCTTCCTTGATTTTGGTTATTATTTTATTAAGCATTCTATATAAATATAAAGACTCTCCGAAAGTAAAACGGATGACCTTATATGTTAGACCAGTTATCGGTATCCTGCTTGGTGTTATGGCCTGGCGTTTTTTTAGTGAATCTTACGTTAACATAGGTTTGCTCCAAACAGCACTGTTGAGCTTAATTAGTTATCTATTAATGGAAAAATTTAAATTGCATCCCGCATTTGTTATTGGTGGTGCATTGGTTTATGGAGGCTTTTTGTTATAA
- a CDS encoding LytR/AlgR family response regulator transcription factor, which yields MNRTIKTLIVDDEKLNREELIYLLNNFPNIEIVGQANSGEACIMETMKKKPDLVFLDVEMPEMDGMETAASLKELKHPPLLVFATAYPQFAVQAFRYEAIDYLLKPYDEKHLEQTISRIEKTLFHVEEKEQEVANKLGIENEDGVIYVDPTEILYLQSVDKQVKIVTKSKIFFSKKTLKDLEKRLSTFRFFRIHKSYVINLHYVSKLTPWFNGAYNLQVFGRNESLPVSRNYVKSLREQLEL from the coding sequence ATGAATCGCACCATTAAAACTTTAATTGTAGATGATGAAAAATTAAATCGAGAAGAGCTTATTTATTTACTAAATAACTTCCCAAATATTGAAATTGTGGGACAAGCAAATTCTGGAGAAGCATGCATCATGGAAACCATGAAAAAGAAACCTGATCTTGTTTTTCTTGATGTAGAGATGCCAGAAATGGATGGAATGGAAACAGCTGCTTCACTAAAAGAACTTAAACACCCTCCATTATTAGTATTTGCTACAGCGTACCCTCAGTTTGCTGTCCAAGCTTTTCGATATGAAGCCATTGACTATTTATTAAAGCCGTATGATGAAAAACATTTAGAACAAACGATTTCTAGAATTGAAAAAACGTTATTTCATGTAGAAGAAAAGGAACAAGAGGTTGCTAATAAATTGGGGATTGAAAATGAAGATGGCGTTATATATGTAGACCCTACTGAAATACTCTACTTGCAGAGCGTAGACAAACAAGTCAAGATCGTGACCAAATCTAAAATATTTTTTTCTAAAAAAACTTTAAAGGATTTAGAAAAAAGATTAAGCACCTTTCGTTTTTTTCGCATTCATAAAAGTTATGTTATTAATCTTCATTATGTAAGCAAACTCACTCCATGGTTTAATGGCGCTTATAATTTACAGGTCTTCGGCAGAAATGAATCTTTACCAGTGAGTAGAAATTACGTAAAATCCTTACGCGAACAATTAGAACTTTAA
- a CDS encoding gamma-glutamyltransferase family protein, with protein sequence MEFFQRQTYPYAVPRQATYAKKGMVATSQPLAAQAGLEILKQGGNAIDAAIATAACLTVVEPTSNGIGGDAFALVWTKGKLHGLNASGKSPQHISVDAVKELGYKDIPEYGWIPVTVPGAPSAWAELSKKFGKLSLQEVLKPAIHYAYEGFPVSPILSRFWKKAYQVYEWKLTDDLFKEWFTTFAPKGKAPAAGEIWYAPNHGTTLQEIADSYGESFYRGELAERIHQFSKQSGGFLTNDDLASYYPEWVEPIHVKYRGYSIWEIPPNGQGIIALQALNILKGFHFEEKDHVETYHKQIEAMKLAFADGQKHVSEPLYMRYSVSELLSEEYGALRRGLIGDHALQPEAGEPALSGTVYLATADQEGNMVSFIQSNYMGFGSGIVVPGTGIALQNRGHNFSMDPSHVNVLAGGKRTYHTIIPGFMTKDNQPVGPFGVMGGFMQPQGHVQVIMNTLDFQMNPQVALDAPRWQWIKDKQVEVEDRFPHHIALELAEKGHRIQVQLEPNNFGRGQIIWRNPDTGVLIGGTESRADGTIAAW encoded by the coding sequence ATGGAATTTTTTCAAAGGCAAACTTATCCTTATGCTGTCCCACGTCAAGCTACATATGCAAAAAAAGGAATGGTAGCAACTTCGCAGCCGTTAGCCGCACAAGCAGGGCTTGAAATATTAAAACAAGGAGGCAATGCGATTGATGCTGCTATTGCAACGGCGGCATGTCTAACTGTAGTAGAACCGACATCGAATGGTATTGGAGGAGATGCGTTTGCATTAGTATGGACAAAAGGGAAGTTACATGGTTTAAATGCAAGTGGAAAATCACCTCAACATATCTCCGTGGATGCTGTCAAGGAGTTAGGTTATAAGGATATTCCAGAATATGGATGGATTCCAGTTACTGTTCCTGGAGCTCCAAGCGCTTGGGCAGAGTTATCTAAAAAGTTTGGTAAGCTTTCGTTGCAAGAAGTTTTAAAGCCTGCAATTCATTATGCATATGAAGGATTTCCGGTTTCGCCAATATTAAGTAGGTTTTGGAAAAAGGCCTATCAAGTTTATGAATGGAAACTGACAGACGATTTATTTAAAGAATGGTTTACAACTTTTGCACCTAAAGGAAAAGCACCTGCAGCAGGCGAAATATGGTACGCACCAAACCATGGAACGACATTACAGGAAATAGCAGATAGCTACGGGGAGTCTTTTTATCGTGGAGAATTAGCAGAGCGTATTCATCAATTCTCCAAGCAAAGTGGTGGTTTTCTAACAAATGATGATTTAGCTAGCTATTATCCGGAATGGGTGGAACCGATCCATGTGAAATACCGAGGTTACTCTATTTGGGAAATACCACCGAACGGCCAAGGGATTATTGCTCTTCAAGCATTGAACATTTTAAAAGGATTTCATTTTGAAGAGAAAGATCATGTTGAAACATATCATAAGCAAATCGAAGCTATGAAACTAGCATTTGCAGATGGACAGAAACATGTATCTGAACCATTATATATGAGGTATTCAGTAAGTGAGTTGCTAAGTGAAGAATATGGGGCGCTCCGCCGAGGGTTAATAGGAGATCATGCACTACAACCAGAAGCTGGAGAGCCTGCCTTAAGTGGTACTGTTTATTTAGCTACTGCCGATCAGGAAGGGAATATGGTATCATTTATACAAAGCAATTATATGGGATTTGGCTCTGGTATTGTAGTTCCTGGCACAGGGATTGCTTTGCAAAATAGAGGTCACAATTTTTCGATGGATCCTTCCCATGTAAATGTTCTTGCAGGTGGGAAAAGAACCTATCACACCATTATACCTGGCTTTATGACTAAAGATAATCAGCCTGTAGGACCATTTGGGGTGATGGGAGGATTTATGCAACCGCAAGGCCATGTGCAAGTGATTATGAATACGCTTGATTTTCAAATGAACCCACAAGTCGCACTAGATGCACCGCGGTGGCAGTGGATAAAAGATAAGCAAGTTGAAGTCGAAGATCGTTTTCCACATCATATTGCTTTGGAGTTAGCAGAAAAAGGACATCGTATTCAAGTACAGCTAGAACCAAATAACTTTGGAAGAGGGCAAATTATTTGGAGAAATCCAGACACTGGTGTGTTGATTGGTGGTACAGAATCGAGGGCGGATGGAACGATAGCTGCTTGGTAA
- a CDS encoding chromate transporter: MKLQWNIFVAFFRVGILGYGGGPSSIPLVHKEVVDKYKWMSDEEFGDLLALGNTLPGPIATKLAGYIGYRVSGILGTINAVLATILPTIFLMILLLSSLSSIKGYDWVQGMTAAVIPVVGVMLAVLTWHFIQKAGKGMGWVPTGSMLVGVFVLLEFVNIHPGILIGVLLFLAIVKKDRKREKTHLSEREGDSS, from the coding sequence ATGAAATTACAATGGAATATTTTTGTAGCTTTTTTCAGAGTAGGTATATTAGGTTATGGCGGTGGCCCTAGCTCCATTCCGCTCGTTCATAAAGAAGTGGTCGATAAATATAAGTGGATGAGTGATGAAGAATTTGGTGATTTATTAGCACTTGGCAATACATTACCTGGACCAATCGCAACGAAACTAGCAGGATATATTGGATATCGTGTTTCTGGCATTTTAGGAACCATAAATGCTGTACTAGCAACGATTTTGCCTACGATTTTTTTAATGATTTTATTACTATCTTCCCTTTCATCTATTAAAGGTTATGATTGGGTACAAGGGATGACAGCAGCTGTAATTCCAGTAGTTGGAGTAATGCTTGCAGTATTAACCTGGCATTTCATTCAGAAAGCTGGAAAAGGTATGGGGTGGGTTCCCACAGGATCTATGCTCGTTGGCGTTTTTGTCCTATTAGAATTCGTCAATATCCATCCTGGTATTCTTATTGGAGTTTTATTATTCTTAGCGATTGTAAAAAAAGATCGTAAAAGAGAGAAAACGCACCTATCGGAAAGAGAAGGTGATTCATCATGA
- a CDS encoding sensor histidine kinase, translating to MFDLLVMMLERLGIIVMIAFLLTRLQFFRNMISQHTLSQSQQYKAMLFFGLFGIIGTYTGLIFNTGTSEIERWRIGIEPDEAIANFRVIGVVVAGLLGGYRIGIGAGVIAGVHRFLLGGYTALSCGIATIIAGFFSGYFHKKQSHHSLPKVFTITATAEIIQMLLILLLAGSFEQNIPLVEVIGLPMVIANGLGGALFMLIIQMVIQEEDKVGAVQAQLTLRIADKTLAHLRKGLNEQTAQAACNILYQEMNAIAVSMTNDKEILAHVGLADDHHKQGNQIQTQITRDTIHSGELIVASGQQIHCSHDNCPLKAVVVAPLKQRGKTIGTLKFYYHSKEDINRLVREMVSGLAKLLSNQLEIARAEEALQLAKASEINALQAQIRPHFLFNTLNTITSLVRIDPMKARKLLVSLSHFLRQNLTVTTDQEVTIDQELKHVQAYLDIEQTRFHDRLHVGYHIDDDCLKETVPPLILQPIVENAMKHGLKDKKENANIIIQIYIKNNATHISVTDNGKGIPNKEMDRIGQKVVPSKSGTGMALYNINRRLTMKFGPSAKLVITSKTHEGTCVQFSIPRTKAQVPV from the coding sequence ATGTTTGACCTACTAGTTATGATGTTAGAGCGACTCGGTATTATTGTCATGATCGCTTTTTTACTTACACGTCTACAATTTTTTCGCAATATGATTTCACAACATACATTAAGTCAAAGCCAACAATATAAGGCTATGCTTTTCTTTGGCTTATTTGGCATTATTGGTACATACACGGGATTAATTTTTAATACAGGTACTTCTGAAATTGAACGTTGGCGAATTGGGATTGAGCCAGATGAAGCAATTGCGAACTTTAGAGTTATCGGCGTCGTTGTAGCAGGACTTCTAGGTGGTTATAGAATTGGCATAGGCGCAGGAGTTATTGCTGGTGTTCATCGTTTCCTACTAGGAGGCTATACGGCGTTAAGCTGTGGAATTGCTACCATTATTGCGGGTTTTTTCTCCGGATATTTTCACAAAAAACAAAGCCACCATTCATTACCAAAAGTATTTACAATTACCGCAACGGCAGAAATCATCCAAATGTTGCTTATTCTGCTTTTGGCAGGGTCATTTGAACAGAACATTCCTTTAGTAGAAGTTATTGGCTTGCCTATGGTAATTGCAAACGGCCTGGGCGGTGCTTTATTCATGCTCATTATTCAAATGGTCATTCAGGAAGAAGATAAAGTTGGTGCAGTTCAAGCGCAATTAACTTTGCGTATTGCTGATAAAACACTTGCCCATTTAAGAAAAGGACTAAATGAACAAACGGCGCAAGCAGCCTGTAACATCCTTTATCAAGAGATGAACGCTATTGCTGTTTCCATGACGAATGATAAGGAAATTCTCGCTCATGTAGGGTTGGCTGATGATCATCACAAACAAGGGAATCAAATTCAAACACAAATCACAAGGGATACCATTCATTCTGGAGAATTAATCGTTGCTTCCGGGCAACAAATCCATTGTAGCCATGATAATTGCCCGTTAAAAGCCGTCGTTGTAGCTCCATTAAAACAACGAGGAAAAACCATTGGCACGTTAAAATTTTACTATCATTCCAAAGAAGATATTAACCGTCTAGTAAGAGAGATGGTAAGCGGATTGGCAAAACTGCTAAGTAATCAATTAGAGATTGCCCGTGCCGAAGAAGCGTTGCAATTAGCAAAGGCATCAGAGATTAATGCGTTACAAGCACAAATCAGACCCCACTTCTTATTTAACACGTTAAATACGATAACGTCTCTCGTACGAATTGACCCGATGAAAGCAAGAAAATTACTTGTATCGCTTTCCCATTTTTTAAGACAAAATTTAACTGTAACGACAGATCAAGAAGTTACCATCGATCAAGAATTAAAGCATGTACAAGCCTATTTAGATATTGAGCAAACACGTTTTCACGATCGCCTACACGTGGGGTATCACATTGATGACGATTGCTTAAAGGAAACAGTGCCTCCATTAATTTTGCAACCAATTGTTGAAAATGCAATGAAACACGGCTTAAAAGATAAAAAGGAAAACGCAAATATTATTATACAAATTTATATTAAGAATAATGCTACACATATATCTGTTACAGATAACGGAAAAGGAATACCGAATAAAGAAATGGACCGTATTGGTCAAAAAGTGGTTCCATCTAAATCCGGTACAGGAATGGCTTTATATAATATTAATCGCAGACTAACCATGAAATTTGGCCCATCAGCGAAGTTAGTCATCACTAGCAAAACACATGAAGGAACATGCGTGCAATTTTCAATTCCGAGAACAAAGGCGCAAGTGCCCGTTTAG
- the dhaK gene encoding dihydroxyacetone kinase subunit DhaK has translation MKKIINNPNEVVQDMVQGLVAAYPSKLKVIPETLVIARKDAPVEDKVGLVSGGGSGHEPAHAGYIGKGMLDCAVAGEVFTSPTPDQVFEGIKAADGGKGVFLVIKNYTGDVLNFEMAAELAEAEGIQVEKVIVNDDVAVEDSSFTTGRRGIAGTVLVHKIAGAMAESGASLQEVKRVADKVVANVRSMGMALTSGTVPAAGKPSFQLDDNEMEIGIGIHGEPGIERKQIASADDIATELVERIFADIDIPKRQEVAVMINGLGATPEMELFIVNKKVQSLLKDKGIEVFQTFVGEYMTSLEMAGCSVTLLKLDDELKSLLQAPSEAPAFRN, from the coding sequence ATGAAAAAAATTATTAATAATCCAAATGAAGTTGTACAAGATATGGTGCAAGGTCTAGTTGCTGCTTATCCGTCCAAATTAAAAGTAATTCCTGAGACGCTTGTCATCGCTCGTAAAGATGCTCCTGTAGAAGATAAAGTTGGTTTAGTGAGTGGTGGGGGTAGCGGTCATGAACCAGCTCATGCTGGATATATTGGAAAAGGTATGTTAGATTGTGCAGTTGCAGGTGAAGTTTTTACATCGCCAACACCTGACCAGGTATTTGAAGGAATTAAAGCAGCAGACGGAGGAAAAGGCGTCTTTCTCGTTATTAAAAACTATACAGGGGATGTACTTAACTTTGAAATGGCTGCAGAGTTAGCTGAAGCAGAAGGTATTCAAGTAGAAAAAGTAATTGTAAATGATGATGTTGCTGTAGAAGATAGCTCGTTTACAACGGGGAGAAGGGGTATAGCTGGTACCGTACTCGTTCATAAAATAGCTGGGGCTATGGCTGAAAGTGGCGCTTCATTGCAAGAGGTAAAGCGTGTTGCTGATAAGGTTGTAGCCAATGTGCGCTCCATGGGAATGGCGTTAACTTCTGGCACTGTCCCAGCTGCTGGGAAGCCAAGTTTTCAGTTAGATGATAATGAAATGGAGATAGGAATAGGTATTCACGGAGAACCAGGAATTGAACGAAAGCAAATCGCTTCTGCTGATGACATTGCTACAGAATTAGTAGAACGAATTTTCGCTGATATAGACATACCAAAAAGACAAGAAGTAGCTGTAATGATTAATGGTTTAGGTGCTACTCCGGAAATGGAACTATTTATTGTTAATAAAAAGGTGCAAAGCCTGTTAAAAGATAAAGGTATTGAAGTATTTCAAACATTTGTAGGAGAATATATGACATCGTTGGAAATGGCGGGTTGTTCAGTTACTTTGCTAAAGCTAGATGACGAATTAAAATCTTTACTACAAGCTCCGTCTGAAGCACCTGCATTTCGCAATTAG
- the dhaL gene encoding dihydroxyacetone kinase subunit DhaL, whose protein sequence is MQLNVMNTVQWMQRANEKMQTNKDELTALDQPIGDGDHGINMARGFQEVASKLEEATYTNVSEVFKDVAMTLMSKVGGASGPLFGTAFLKLSTKLKGEELVDQTSFSSALNEAVNGLKQRGKAEEGEKTMVDMWASIAHYFTDNEHSTPDGLMASADAALEKIKAMTATKGRAAYFKEKTIGHQDPGSASTYFIFEALAEVWKGDSKA, encoded by the coding sequence ATGCAACTAAATGTAATGAATACAGTTCAATGGATGCAACGAGCAAATGAAAAAATGCAAACCAACAAAGATGAATTAACGGCTTTAGATCAGCCTATTGGAGACGGTGACCACGGAATAAATATGGCTAGAGGGTTTCAAGAAGTAGCTTCAAAATTGGAAGAAGCTACTTATACGAATGTATCTGAAGTTTTCAAAGATGTGGCGATGACGTTAATGTCGAAAGTAGGCGGCGCTTCAGGTCCCCTATTTGGAACTGCTTTCCTTAAACTATCAACGAAACTAAAAGGAGAAGAACTTGTAGACCAAACTAGTTTCAGCTCTGCATTAAATGAAGCAGTAAATGGGTTAAAACAACGTGGTAAAGCAGAAGAAGGCGAGAAAACTATGGTTGATATGTGGGCATCAATCGCACATTATTTTACAGATAATGAGCATTCGACACCTGATGGACTCATGGCCAGCGCGGATGCTGCACTTGAAAAAATTAAAGCAATGACCGCAACCAAGGGACGAGCAGCCTATTTTAAAGAAAAAACGATCGGACACCAAGATCCAGGTTCAGCTTCTACTTATTTTATTTTTGAAGCTCTAGCAGAAGTGTGGAAAGGAGATAGTAAAGCATGA
- a CDS encoding Lrp/AsnC family transcriptional regulator, with translation MKLDHIDKKLLEALTEDGRLSYVELAEKVGLSRVAVKDRVQNLKDKGVIEKFSVVINSEKFGKQVSAFFEVDVEPMQLQEVAQNLADNPQVASIYQMTGPSTLHMHVLVEDFQKLEAFINEELYSVSGITRVESSIILKRFKSRTGFKL, from the coding sequence ATGAAATTGGATCATATAGATAAAAAATTACTAGAAGCTTTAACCGAAGATGGTAGGTTATCCTACGTTGAATTAGCAGAAAAAGTCGGGCTATCACGAGTAGCCGTAAAAGACCGCGTTCAAAACCTAAAAGATAAAGGAGTTATTGAAAAATTTTCGGTTGTTATTAACTCCGAAAAATTTGGCAAGCAAGTCTCAGCTTTTTTTGAAGTAGATGTAGAACCTATGCAATTACAAGAAGTTGCTCAAAATTTAGCTGATAATCCTCAAGTAGCAAGCATCTATCAAATGACTGGTCCTAGTACATTACATATGCATGTACTAGTTGAAGATTTTCAAAAATTAGAAGCTTTTATCAATGAAGAATTATACTCTGTAAGCGGAATCACTCGCGTCGAAAGTTCGATTATTTTAAAGCGTTTTAAAAGCCGAACTGGATTCAAACTGTAG